The Pseudarthrobacter sp. BIM B-2242 region GGATCACGGCAGTCCGGTGCGAATAGCCGATGTCCAGCAGCTTGTGGTGGAGATGGCCCCTGTCGGCGGACCACGGGGAACGTCCCCGTGCCGTCCTGCGGACAACGGCGAGCCCGAGGTCCAGCAAGGGCAGGAAGAGGACAGCGAACGGCAGCAGGATGGGAATGACGGTGGAAATACCGTTGGCGCGGTCGTACAGTCCCGAGGTGATTTGGCCCGTGGAGACGATACCGGCTGCGGCGAACAGCAGTCCGATGAGCATGGCGCCGGAATCGCCCATAAAGATCTTTGACGGGAACCAATTGTGCGGCAGGAACCCGATGCAACTGCCCACCACCACGGCTGTGAGGAGGGTGGCAAGGTCCGAATAGTCCAGCAGGACGGCGTTCCGGTGCACCCAGTAGGCGGTAAAGAAGAACGCGGTTCCGCCGATGATCGCCACGCCGGCGGCCAGTCCGTCCAGGCCGTCAATGAAGTTGAAGGCGTTCATGGTGGTGACAATCAGTCCGGCTGTCAGCACAATCCGGACCATTTCGTTCTCAAGGACAATCGGTTCCGGAACCCACGGGACGATTGTCATCCGAACGCCCCAGACGGCAACCACCAGTGCTGCAGCGCTCTGGCCAATCAGTTTCACCCACCAGCGGATGTCCAGGAGGTCATCCATGACGCCCACCAGCACAATCACCGAGGCGCCGGCCAGAACACCCCAGGGCGAGAAGTTGTTCCGGTAGATGTCTTTGACGAAGAAGGACTGGCTGGCCACGATCAATGCCACCAGCACGCCAAGGAAGATCGCCACACCGCCCAGCCGCGAGACGGGTATCGAATGCATGTCACGGCTGCGGATGGGCATATGGAGTTCCAGCCGGTTGCCCACAACGCGGGCACCCCAGGTGGCCCCATAGGACACGACGGCGGCCGTCAGCCCCATGAGCAGGTACATGATCATGTGACGGGTCCTCCGGTCAGCCGCACGTCCCGAAGGGGGTAGATCCCGTTGAGGACCTGCTCATTGCTGCGTGGTGCCCTGATGCCGTGGAGGATCCCCCGGAGGAGTCCCTTGAGGAGGAGTCGCTTGTTCGGCGAGCCGGCGATGGTCCTGCTCCAGTTACGGACGGAGGCGCCTGAGTACAGCACTTTCTCCCAGGGAGTAAGCGCCGACGAACGCGTGTAGACCCATAGCTTGTTCCGCACTTCATAGTAGAAACGCGCGCCAGGATCAGCGCCGGCGTCTCCGAATGACTTGGTGTGATGGTTGGCGATGGACTTTTCGACCGAGATGGCATTCCGGTGCCGGGAGATCCGGGCCGTGTACTCCAGATCGTCGTTCCAGATGAAATAGTCCGCGATGGGAAGCCCGTGGCGGCGGATTTGCCCGGCGGCAATCAGGATGCAGACGAACGAGGCCGTCCTGATCTGCACTCCCCCGGCCCGGACTGCGGTCGCACGGTCATCCTCGCTGGCGCCCAGCCGAGGACGCATCCGGTTCATCGGATGGTCGCGTCCATCGGTCCAGACCACCCTGCTTGCCACAAAGCTTGGTTCGTCCCCGGCTGCTGCGGCGTAGGCCTGCGACGCAGCGAGAGCCTCCGCGAGTGCTTCGTGCTGCGGTTCCGTGTCGTCATCCATGATCCAGACATAGTCTGCAGCGTGGTCGAGGACCGCGCGTTCCATCCCGACGACGAAGCCCCCGGCGCCGCCCAGGTTCTGAGTCAGCCGGATGACGTCCGTGGCGACCGGGCCGTTGTACGCGGCCAGGTAGTCTGCGGTTCCGTCCGTGGACGCGTTGTCCACAATCACCACTGTGGAGGGCAGGACCGATCCGGAGGTGATCCCGCGGAGGGTGGTCTCGAGTAGCTCCCGCCGGTTGTATGTGACAACCACGGCGACAACATTCCTGGTCATTTGCTGGCCCCTGTTTCCGTGGGTCGAAATTTCCGGCCGGCCAGGACAGCGGCCAGCTTCCAGGGCTCAATGAACACGCGTCCAAAAACCCTCTGCGGTGAGAGGATGAGGCGCCATAGCCATTCGAAGCCGAGCCGGCCGAGCCACCGGGGGGCGAGCCGCTGGTGCCCGGAAATCTGGTCAAGCGCACCGCCCACCGCACCGTAGACGGCGTCGGGAAGCTCATCACGGCGCTGCCACAGGAACGACTCCTGCAGCGGCATCCCCAGGCCCACCAGCACCAGGTTCGGCCCAAAGGACTGCAGTTCGCCGATCACCGTCCGCTCCCTTGCCGGGCCCCAGTTCTCACCGGCCCACCCGCGCACCTCGGCTCCGGGCAGGAGCGCTTCAAGTTTGCGGCACGCCTCGGCGTTACTGTCTGTGTTGGTTCCGACAATGGCCACGCGGTCCAGGCCTGTCACTGCACCCAGGTGCTTGATCCAGTCGGTCGATCCCACCCGGTAGCTGGAATCGGGGGCGGCTGCATGCAGTTGCCGCTTCCATAGTGCGTAGACGGGCGCGCCGTCCAGGAGCACGACGTCGGCAGAATCGTAGAGTGCCTTGAACTCGGGAACCGTGTGGTACAGGTAGCAGCTGTGCAGATTGTGGCCGACGATGGTGCGCCGGCCCCCTGCTGCGATCAGGTGGCTCAGGACCTCGGCCATGCCGTGCTCATGCACGGCAGTGACATCGACGTCCAGGACCCTTAGTCGGTCGCGGCCAACGATCATGCCTCCGGATCCTTTTCGGCGGGCGCTGCGGTTGTCCGCACGTCCGGTGTGCCGTGGTCAGCCGCCGCAGGTTCAGCCTCCGAGGGCGCCGCTGGCGCGGCGGGAGCAGCTGGCACAGCCTCGTCCGGTTCAGCCATGGGAATTTCGCCCAGGCCCAGGACGCCGGGAACATGCTCACGGAGCCGGTCAAGGGACACTGCGCCGTTGCGCACCACCCGGAGGACGGGTCCGGTGGCGTCCACGATGGTGGAAGCCACCGCCTCGGTTCCTTCGAGCGGCCTGAAGCCTCCCTCAAGATAGACCTCCACCGACTCAGCGAGCTGGGCGCGTGCTTCAGCTGCGGTCTGCGCGGGTGCCTGGCCTGTCCGGTTGGCGGAGGATACCGCCAGCGGGCCTGTCAGGGTCAGGAGTTCCTGCGCCACCTCGTCGGCGGGCATACGCAGGGCTACCGTGCCCTGGGTGTCGCCGAGGTCCCAGTCAAGGGAGGGCTGCGCGTGCAGAATCAGGGTCAGGCCGCCTGGCCAGAACGCTTCGGCCAGCTTGCGGGCGTCAGCGGAAACATCCGTGGCCAGTCCGTCCAGGGCGTTGATCCGGGGAATGAGCACGGGCGGCGGCATGGCGCGGCTGCGCCCTTTGGAAACCAGGAGCATGGTGACTGCCTGCGGAGAGAAGGCGTCGGCTGCGATCCCGTACACAGTGTCGGTGGGGAAGACCACACACTTTTTTTCGCTGATGGCACGCTGGGCATGTTCCAGACCCAGGGCGCGCTGATCCTCTGACGTGCAGTTGTAGGTTGTGGTCACTGGCCTATTCTTTCATCAGTCGTGGCGCGGACCGGCAAACACGGCGCTGGTGGCGCGTTCCTTGCCGTTGAGGTCCAGGTGCGTGGTGATCCCGGTCCAGGCACCGCTGCGCTTCATCATTGCGGCGATCCAGGCCGCCTGGACTTCGGCGTGTTCCATCACGAAGTAGCCGCCGGGAACCAGAAGCCGCGCTGCCGAGGCGGCCGCCGCCGTCGGAAGTTCCATGCCGTCCGCTCCCCCGCCGTACAGGGCTTCGGGAGGATCGTGGAGGGCCACTTCAGGTTCGTTTGGAATGGCTTCGGCGGGAATGTAGGGCGGGTTGGACACTACGACGTCGAAGGTTCCGTTGAGCTCCGGCAGCGCGTTGCGGAGGTCCCCCAGGGTGAGCCTGACGCCAAGCGGGGCCAGGTTTTTCTCCGCCCATGCGTGCGCGAAGGTGCTGTACTCCACGGCATGGACCTCGGCGCCGGGCACCTCATGGGCGATCGAGCCGGCAATCGCGCCCGAACCGGTCCCCAGGTCAACAATCCGCGGATGCGCCATGCCCTTCACGTGGTCAATGACCAGCTGGACCACCGATTCCGTTTCAGGACGCGGGATAAAAACCCCGGGGCCCACTGCGAGCTCAAGATACCTGAAGTGGGCCACGCCGGTGATGTGCTGCAGCGGGATCCGCCGTGCCCGTTCGGCCACAAGTTCGGCGTAGCCCTCCGGTGCAGGGGAATCCCCCAGCATCATGGCGCGGAGCCGGCCGAGCCCCACCCCCAGCAGATGCTCGGCCAGCAGCTCGGCATCGACGCGGGGACTGGGCACGCCGGCGTCCCGAAGGATCACTGTGGCTTCGCTGATGGCAGCCGCGAGCGACTGTTCCGACCCAGGTGTCATGATTATAAGGCTTCCGGCAGCTTGCTATTCGCCGATGGCGTCCAGGCGGGCCTGTTCGTCCATCTCGATGGCGGACTGGATGACCGGCTCGAGGTCGCCGTTCATGACCTGATCCAGGTTGTACGCCTTGTAGCCGGTGCGGTGGTCTGCGATCCGGTTTTCCGGGTAGTTGTAGGTGCGGATGCGCTCTGAACGGTCCATGGTGCGGATCTGCGACTTGCGCTGGGCCGAGTTCTCGGCGTCGATCTGCTCCTGCTGGTGCGCCAGAATACGGGCCCGAAGCACACGCATGCCGGCCTCGCGGTTCTGGAGCTGCGACTTTTCGTTCTGCATCGCCACCACAATCCCGGTAGGCAGGTGGGTGATGCGGACGGCGGAGTCAGTGGTGTTCACGGACTGTCCGCCGGGGCCGGAGGACCTGTAGACGTCGATCTTGAGGTCGTTCTGGTTGATTTCAAGCTCTTCAGGCTCGTCCACTTCGGGCAGCACCAGCACGCCGGCCGCAGAAGTGTGGATGCGTCCCTGCGATTCGGTCACGGGGACACGCTGGACGCGGTGCACTCCGCCCTCGAACTTCAGGCGCGCATAAACGCCCTCGGCAGGATCGTTGGAGCTCCCCTTGACGGCCATCTGGACGTCCTTGTAGCCGCCCAGGTCAGACTCGGTGGCGGAGATCAGTTCGGTCTTCCAACCGCGTGATTCGGCGTAGCGGGTGTACATCCGCAGGAGGTCGCCGGCGAACAGCGCAGCTTCGTCGCCGCCTTCGCCGCCCTTGACCTCAAGGATCACGTTGCGGGCGTCGTCAGGGTCGCGCGGAATCAGCAGGCGGCGCAGTTTGGCCGAAGCAGCCTCCATGGCCTCTTCCAGCTCAGGCACCTCGGCAGCAAACTCAGGGTCCTCGGCAGCCATCTCTTTGGCCGCGGCAAGGTCATCCCGGAGGGCCTCCCACTTGTGATAAGCCTCCACAATGCCGTTCAGCTGCGCAGACCGCCGCCCCAGCTTCCGGGCCAGCCGCTGATCAGCGTAAACAGCAGGATCCCCCAGCTGCGCCTGGATAGCATCATGCTCATCAAGCAGGCCCTGTACGGACTCAAACATTTTCAAAACCTCTTTCGACTCTTACAAGTCTAGTTTCGTGGGACTTAACGACGAACCGCCCAAAGCATGCCGACCACAGGGTCGGCATGCTTTGAGCGGTGAGCACAGCTACTTGTCGTTATCCGACTTCGCACCAAGCGTCGTCTTCTGAACCTGCATCAGGAACTCAACGTTGCTCTGGGTCTCCCGGATCTTGTTGGTCAGCAGCTCAAGGCTCTGCTGCGTTTCGAGTCCGGACAGGACGCGGCGCAGCTTCCACATGATCTTGACTTCCTCGGGGGAAAGCAGGTTCTCTTCACGGCGCGTGCCGGACGCATTGACGTCCACTGCCGGGAAGATGCGCTTATCAGCCAGCTGGCGGGACAGGCGGAGCTCCATGTTGCCGGTGCCCTTGAACTCTTCGAAGATGACCTCGTCCATCTTGGAACCGGTCTCCACAAGGGCCGTTGCCAGGATGGTGAGCGAGCCACCGTTTTCGATGTTGCGGGCTGCACCGAAGAAACGCTTCGGCGGGTACAGCGCGGCGGAGTCGACGCCACCGGACAGGATACGGCCGGAGGCCGGTGCTGCCAGGTTGTAGGCGCGGCCCAGGCGGGTCATGGAGTCGAGGAGCACCACAACGTCCATGCCCATTTCCACGAGGCGCTTGGCGCGTTCGATGGACAGTTCGGCCACGGTGGTGTGGTCATCGGCGGGACGGTCGAAGGTGGAGGCAATAACCTCGCCCTTGACCGTGCGCTGCATGTCCGTGACTTCTTCAGGGCGTTCGTCAACAAGCACCATCATGAGGTGGACCTCAGGATTGTTGGTGGTGATGGCGTTGGCGATGGACTGCAGGATGAGCGTCTTGCCGGCCTTCGGCGGGGAGACGATCAGGCCGCGCTGGCCCTTGCCGATCGGGGCAACCAGGTCGATGACGCGGGGGCCGATCTTCTTGGGATCGGTCTCCAGGCGCAGGCGCTCGGAGGGGTACAGCGGGACCAGCTTGGCGAATTCGACGCGGTCTTTGAGCTCTTCCGGCGTCTTTCCGTTGACGGAGGTTACGCGGACCAGTGCGTTGAACTTCTGGCGTGCAGACTGCTGGCTGCGGTCTTCGCCTTCCCGCGGTGCCCGGATGGCGCCGACCACGGCGTCGCCCTTGCGCAGGTTGTACTTTTTCACCTGGGCGAGGGACACGTAGACGTCGTTCGGGCCCGGCAGGTAACCGGAGGTGCGGATGAACGCGTAGTTCTCCAGGACGTCCAGGATGCCGGCTACGGGCAGCAGGACGTCGTCATCGGTAACCTCGACGTCGTCGACGTCCGGTCCCTGGGCACGTCCACGACGGCGGTCGTTGCGGTCGCGGAAACGGTCGTTGCGCGAGTTGTCACGGCTGTCCTGGCCGCCGGAGCGGTCATTGCGGTCGTTCCGGTCACGCCGGTTACGGCGGTTCCGGCGGCTGCCACCGTCTGAATCGTCGCTGTCGCGGGTGTTGTCGCGGGAATCGTCACGGCGGGTGCCTTCACGCTGGCCGGCGTCGCGGCTGCCAGCGTTGTCGCGGCCGCCGTCAGTGCCCTCGCGGGTACCGGCGTCACGGGTACCGGCGTCGCGGGCAACGCGGGTGCGGCCCCCGTCACGACGGTCTGAACGCTGGCCGTCGCCGGACTCGGCGCCCTGGACGTCCGTGCGCTGCGTTTCGGTGCGCTGGGTCTCAGCACGGTCCTGGCGCTGTTCAGCGGCGGGCTGCTCAGCCGGAGCCTCAGCGGATTCCCCGGTCTGCGGGGACATAGCCGCAGCTTCGCCGCGGCGGCGGTTGCGGGTCCGCGGCTGACGGCGTTCGCCGGCACCTTCGGCCGCTTCGCCGGACTCGGCGGGGGCGGCTGCCGGAACTTCGGCAGGCGCGGCGACAGGGGCTTCAGCAGGTGCTGCGGCGGGAGCAGCGACGACTCCGTCGCTGACAGCGCGCCGGCTGCGGCCGCGTCCACGGGCCCGGGTCCCCTCGGCAGCCGGGGCCTCCGCGGTTTCGGCGGAGACAGGCGCCGGAGCGGCAACAGCTTCGTGGTTCTCGCTGGCCTTTTCGGCAACCTTGGCTGGGGCCTTGGTAGCCGGAGTGCCTGCACGGTGGGCGGAAATGGCTGTAACCAGGTCCCCCTTGCGCATGCGGGACCCGCCGGAGATCCCCAGCTGGCTGGCAAGAGCCTGCAACTGGGCGAGCTTAAGGCCGGCAAGGCCACTGCTCTTTGCGGGTGCGGCCGTTGACGATCCGGCTGCAGAAGTTGATGTGTCCACAGCTGAAGACAGCTCAGTGGTTTCGGTCACGAAGGATCCTTCCCCCTCGACGGCGTCCAGACTGGGAGCTGGACGCGATGATTTGATCTGGGCTGCAGTTCAGATCTGCAGCCGGGAGTTTCGGCCTTGCCGGTTGGATTTCGGCCAGCAGGGCCGGATACTGATTCACCTCACGCACCGAAATAATGGCGGAACGCTGGACTGACGGTTCAGGGGCAGACACTTCATGCTGCAGATTCCTGCGACAGACCAAGCAGGTGACACCGGAAAATATTGCGCAGTAGGAGATCAGGTAACAACTGAATGCAGCTGCTGATCAGATAGGCGGAATTACCGCCGGTGCAAGTCCACCTTAGCACCTTCGACGTCCACTGCCAGCTTCAGCACGCGCCAACCGATATCCGGAGTGCTGGCTGCCGTGAACGAGTCGATCAGGGCGAGGATTTCCGTCGCCTCGGCTTCGCCGTTGGCCAGTGCCAGCACGGTGGGGCCGGCGCCCGAAACCACGGCCGCGTGGCCGGCGCTGCGCAATTCCCGGATGAGGGCCGCGCTGGGGCGCATGGCCTCGGCACGGTAGCTCTGGTGGAGGTAGTCCTCGGTGCCGGCAAGCAGGAATTCCGGCTTCTGCGTCAGCGCGTGGATCAGCAGTGCCGCACGCCCGGAGTTCATCGCTGCAGCATGGTGGCCCACAGATGCCGGCAGCAGGGCCCGCGCCGCTTCCGTGGACAATTCATAGTCCGGAACCGCCACGATGGGGATGACGGAATCAACCACCGTGGCGCACGTGCTCCTGTACTGGTCACTGTCCTGCCATGACAGCGCCAGTCCGCCGAAAATCGCGGGCGCGACGTTGTCCGGGTGGCCTTCCATCTCGCTGGTCAGCTGCAGGATCCAGTCCCGCCCGCGCTGGCCGTCGGCAGGGACCATCGCGTTGGCGGCAGACACCGCCGCTACGACGGCCGATGCCGAGGAGCCCAGGCCGCGGCCGTGGGGGTTGACGTTCGTAGCAGTGATTTTCAGCCCGCCGTGCCGGTAACCCAGCCGCGCGAAAGCCGCGTCCATGGCCCGTACCACGAGGTGGCTGGCGTCGCGGGGCAGGCTGTCCGCGCCCTCGCCGCTGAGCTCGAACAGGAGCTCGTCGGTTTCGAGGCTTTCCACCGTCAGGGTGTCATGCAGTGCAAGGGCGAGGCCCAGGCTGTCATATCCCGGACCGAGATTGGCGCTCGTGGCGGGGACCCTGACGGTGACCCGTTGTCCTGCCTCGATGAGGGGCAGGACAACGGTGTCAGGCGCGGTGGTTTTCAAGGCTACTTTTCTTCCAGTCCCAGCTCGGCTGCAACGGTGACAACGTCGTTGGAGACCTTGACGGGCTGCACTTCGCTGCCGTCTTCGGTGCGCAGGGCCCACTGGGGGTCCTTCAGGCCGTGGCCCGTGACGGTGATGACGATGGTCTTACCGGACGGCACTTCCCCTGCGGCATGCTTCTTCAGGAGGCCGGCCACACCGGCGGCGGAGCCCGGCTCCACAAAAACACCCTCGCGGGCGGACAGCCAGCGGTGCGCGTCCAGGATCTGCTCGTCCGTCACGGCGTCGATAAATCCGCCTGACTCATCGCGGGCGGCAATGGCGCCGTCCCAGGATGCGGGGTTGCCGATCCGGATGGCGGTGGCGATGGTGTCAGGTTCCGTAATCGGGTGCCCGGCAACGAACGGCGCTGCACCGGCGGCCTGGAAGCCCCACATCTGCGGGGTTTTGGTTGACACGGCAGGAAGGGTTCCGGCCGTTGCCGACTCGAACGGCGCCGAGTACTCCTTGTAGCCCTTCCAGTACGCCGTGATGTTTCCCGCGTTGCCTACGGGCAGGACGTGGATGTCGGGAGCGTCGCCGAGCGAGTCCACGATCTCGAAGGCGCCGGTCTTCTGGCCCTGGATACGGGCAGGGTTGACGGAGTTGACCAGGAACACCGGGTAGGACTCCCCCAGCTTCCGTGCGATGTCCAGGCAATTGTCGAAGTTGCCGTCCACCTGAAGCAGCGTGGCGCCGTGCGCGATCGCCTGGCTCAGCTTGCCCATGGAGATCTTGCCTTCGGGAACCAGCACGGCGCATTTCAGGCCGGCAGCGGTGGCGTAGGCAGCCGCAGAAGCAGAGGTGTTGCCGGTGGAGGCGCAGACAACCGCCTTGGCACCGGACTCAACGGCGGCGGTCATGGCCATGGTCATGCCGCGGTCCTTGAACGAACCGGTGGGGTTCATCCCTTCGACCTTCAGGTACACGGTGGAACCGGTCAGTTCGGAGAGCTTCTGTGCGTGCACCAGCGGTGTGCCGCCCTCGCCCAGGGTGATCACCCGGGTGGATTCCGTCACGGGCAGACGGTCAGCGTATTCGCGGATAACGCCGCGCCATTGGTGAGCCACTTAGACTCCTTCTACCCGCAGAACGGATGTAACTGAATTGATGACGTCCAGGCCCTTCACGGCCTCGACGGTGGCCGCAAGGGCAGCCTCTGATGCGCGGTGCGTGACAATCCGCAGTTCGGCTGATTCCACATTGGACCCGGAGTCCTTGTGGATGGTCTGCCGCATGATTTCGATGGACACGCCATGCTCCGCAAAGAGCTGGGCGATGCGGGCCAGCACGCCGGGCTGATCGGCGACGTCCAGGCCGATGTAGTAGCTGGTGGTGGCCGCTTCGATGGGCAGCGCGGGAACGTGGCCGGTGGTGGTTTCGGTCCGCTGGGGCCCGCCCAGCACCAGGCGGCGGGCGGCGGAGACAAGGTCACCCAGGACGGCAGACGCCGTCGGGGTGCCTCCTGCACCCTGGCCGTAGAACATCAGCTCACCGGCGTTTTCCGCTTCGATGAACACCGCGTTGAAGGCGCCGCGGACGGCGGCGAGCGGGTGTTCACGCGGGAGCAGCGTGGGGTGCACGCGCACCGAAATACCTTCGGCGCCATCTGTTCCTGTGTCTGCGACCGTGAGCTTTTCAGCGATGGCCAGCAGTTTGATGACAAAACCGGCGTCCTTCGCCGCAGCAATGTCTGCCGCGCTGACGTTGGTGATGCCCTCGCAGTAGACGTTTTCCAGGGCAAACCGCGTGTGGAAGGACAACGTGGCCAGGATAGCGGCCTTGGCGGCGGCGTCGTGGCCTTCGACGTCGGCAGTGGGGTCCGCTTCCGCGTAGCCGAGGCGCTGGGCCTCGGCGAGGGCGTCGGCGAACTGGGCGCCGGTGGAATCCATCTGGTCAAGGATGAAGTTGGTGGTGCCGTTGACGATGCCCAGCACGCGGGTGATCCGGTCGCCGGAAAGGCTGTCGCGGATGGGGCGCAGGATGGGGATGGCGCCGGCAACTGCTGCTTCAAAGGACAGCTGCACACCGGCCTTGTCAGCCTCTTCGTAGAGGGTGGGACCGTCCTGGGCGAGCAGGGCCTTGTTGCCGGTGACCACGCAGGCGCCGTTCTGCAGCGCGGAAAGGATCAGCGTGCGGGCCGGCTCAATGCCGCCCATCAGCTCGATCACCAGGTCCGCATCCTTGACGAGCGTCCCGGCGTCGGTGGTGAACAGTTCCTGCGGAAGCTCCACGTCGCGCTTGGCGTTCACGTTGCGCACGGCGATGCCGCTGAGCTGCAGGCGTGCACCGGTGCGGGCGGCCAGGGCGTCGGCGTCCTCAATGAGAATCCGCGCAACCTGGGCCCCAACGTTGCCACAGCCCAGGAGGGCTACTTTCAGGGTTCGCAATTCAGTCATTCAGACTCCCATGTCGCGGTTGAGCAGATCTTCTTCGGTTTCCCCGCGGACAATCAGCCGGGCAGATCCGTCGCGCACCGCGACAACGCCCGGCCGGGCCAGATAGTTGTAGTTGCTTGAGAGGGCCCAGCAGTAGGCGCCGGTCCCCGGTACAGCAAGCAGATCACCGGCTGCCACGTCCTCGGGCAGATATACATCTCTAACAACTATGTCGCCGCTCTCGCAATGTTTGCCCACCACGCGGGACAGCTGGGGCGCAGCATCCGACGTCCTGGAGGCAAGAATCGCGGAATAATCCGCGTCATAGAGCACCGGGCGGGCGTTATCGCTCATGCCGCCGTCAACTGACACATAGCGGCGCGGATGCGTAACGTTTTCCGGCTGCGTCCCGGCTGTTTCACCGGTTCCGGCGGCGGGCGCGTCGACACGGACGGTCTTCAGGGTGCCCACCTCGTACAGCGTGAAAGTGGTGCTGCCGACGATGGCGCGGCCCGGTTCGATGGAAATGCGGGGGGCGGTGATCCCCAGGTCCGCGCAGGTGGAACGCACGACGGCGGCCATCGCCTGCGCGATTTCCGCTGCCGGGCGGGGTGTGTCCACCGGGGTGTAGGCGATGCCGTAGCCGCCGCCCAGGTCCAGTTCGGGCATCACGATGGAGTACTTTTCCTGCATGGCGGCCAGGAAGCGGAGGAGCTTCTCGGCGGCCAGCGCGAAGCCGTCAGGCTCAAAGATCTGGGACCCGATGTGGCAGTGCAGTCCAAGCAGGTCAATGCCGGCGTAGCTGGTCGCCGCCGCAACGGCCTCTTCCGCCGCTGACAGGCCGGCCTGCTCGGTGGTGTCCTCCGCCATGGACAGACCGAACTTCTGGTCCTCGTGCGCGGTGGCAATGAATTCGTGCGTGTGGGCGTGCACGCCGGGGGTCAGCCGCAGCATGACCTTGGCCTGCTCGCCGCGGCCAGAGGCAATTTTCGCCACGCGCTCCAGCTCGTCCAGGCTGTCCACCACGATGCGGCCGAGCCCCATGTCAAGGGCCCGGTTGATTTCCGCATCCGACTTGTTGTTGCCGTGCAGCGCCACGCGGGCGCCGTCGATGCCTGCCCGTGCGGCCACGG contains the following coding sequences:
- the lysA gene encoding diaminopimelate decarboxylase; translation: MTGNPLNNASPLAPEWLAVPADLNAVQEPMWAQGVQRNDAGELAVNGIPASELKAQFGTPLFVMDEADFRARARSFKDSFDAAFADICGGVDVYYAGKSFLCTAVVKWVEEEGLRLDTASGGELAVAARAGIDGARVALHGNNKSDAEINRALDMGLGRIVVDSLDELERVAKIASGRGEQAKVMLRLTPGVHAHTHEFIATAHEDQKFGLSMAEDTTEQAGLSAAEEAVAAATSYAGIDLLGLHCHIGSQIFEPDGFALAAEKLLRFLAAMQEKYSIVMPELDLGGGYGIAYTPVDTPRPAAEIAQAMAAVVRSTCADLGITAPRISIEPGRAIVGSTTFTLYEVGTLKTVRVDAPAAGTGETAGTQPENVTHPRRYVSVDGGMSDNARPVLYDADYSAILASRTSDAAPQLSRVVGKHCESGDIVVRDVYLPEDVAAGDLLAVPGTGAYCWALSSNYNYLARPGVVAVRDGSARLIVRGETEEDLLNRDMGV
- the thrC gene encoding threonine synthase, whose amino-acid sequence is MAHQWRGVIREYADRLPVTESTRVITLGEGGTPLVHAQKLSELTGSTVYLKVEGMNPTGSFKDRGMTMAMTAAVESGAKAVVCASTGNTSASAAAYATAAGLKCAVLVPEGKISMGKLSQAIAHGATLLQVDGNFDNCLDIARKLGESYPVFLVNSVNPARIQGQKTGAFEIVDSLGDAPDIHVLPVGNAGNITAYWKGYKEYSAPFESATAGTLPAVSTKTPQMWGFQAAGAAPFVAGHPITEPDTIATAIRIGNPASWDGAIAARDESGGFIDAVTDEQILDAHRWLSAREGVFVEPGSAAGVAGLLKKHAAGEVPSGKTIVITVTGHGLKDPQWALRTEDGSEVQPVKVSNDVVTVAAELGLEEK
- a CDS encoding homoserine dehydrogenase; amino-acid sequence: MTELRTLKVALLGCGNVGAQVARILIEDADALAARTGARLQLSGIAVRNVNAKRDVELPQELFTTDAGTLVKDADLVIELMGGIEPARTLILSALQNGACVVTGNKALLAQDGPTLYEEADKAGVQLSFEAAVAGAIPILRPIRDSLSGDRITRVLGIVNGTTNFILDQMDSTGAQFADALAEAQRLGYAEADPTADVEGHDAAAKAAILATLSFHTRFALENVYCEGITNVSAADIAAAKDAGFVIKLLAIAEKLTVADTGTDGAEGISVRVHPTLLPREHPLAAVRGAFNAVFIEAENAGELMFYGQGAGGTPTASAVLGDLVSAARRLVLGGPQRTETTTGHVPALPIEAATTSYYIGLDVADQPGVLARIAQLFAEHGVSIEIMRQTIHKDSGSNVESAELRIVTHRASEAALAATVEAVKGLDVINSVTSVLRVEGV